In the Leishmania donovani BPK282A1 complete genome, chromosome 31 genome, one interval contains:
- a CDS encoding farnesyltransferase, putative, which produces MGLFSDSVAMMRVKWQMRSVKIQVPPEETDLRFCYDIMNDVSRSFAVVVAQLADQQLRDAICIFYLVLRALDTLEDDMSVPVDVKLKELPKFHTHTSDMSWCMSGVGEGRERELLEKYPCVSRAFKKLKKGYQDVIANICERMANGMCEFLKRPVVTKDDYNEYCHYVAGLVGHGLTQLFARCGFEDPSLDDDLTSSNHMGLFLQKTNIIRDYYEDIREEPPRMFWPKEIWGTYVTELKELKSESNNAAAVQCLNAMVADALVHVPYIVDYLSALRDPSVFRFCAIPQVMAIATLKEVYNNPDTFQVKVKVSRPESCRIMLKATTLYSSLSMLRDYCVELQEKLDMQDASSTSIANSLAAAIERIDLQLKKCQDVSYTRSLLARYPGLGGQFLLTVMDTVAGFFGGRKGIADHA; this is translated from the coding sequence ATGGGGCTCTTCTCGGATtcggtggcgatgatgcgTGTAAAGTGGCAGATGCGCTCTGTGAAGATTCAGGTGCCGCCGGAGGAGACGGACTTACGCTTCTGCTACGATATCATGAACGACGTCTCTCGATCCTTCGCGGTTgtcgtggcgcagctcgcagaccagcagctccgtgatGCCATCTGCATCTTCTACCTTGTCCTCCGCGCGCTCGATACCTTGGAGGATGACATGAGCGTTCCGGTAGACGTCAAGCTGAAGGAGCTTCCGAAgttccacacgcacacgagcgaCATGAGCTGGTGCAtgagcggcgtcggcgagggACGCGAGCGCGAACTGCTGGAGAAATACCCGTGCGTGTCGCGCGCATTCAAGAAGCTGAAGAAGGGCTATCAGGACGTCATCGCCAATATCTGCGAGCGCATGGCAAACGGCATGTGCGAGTTCCTGAAGCGCCCGGTGGTCACAAAGGACGACTACAACGAGTACTGCCACTATGTCGCCGGTCTCGTCGGCCACGGCCTCACCCAGCTCTTCGCCCGCTGCGGCTTTGAGGACCCGAGCCTGGACGACGATCTCACCAGTTCCAACCACATGGGTCTCTTCCTGCAGAAGACAAACATCATCCGCGACTACTACGAGGACATCCGCGAGGAGCCGCCGCGGATGTTCTGGCCGAAGGAGATCTGGGGCACGTACGTGacggagctgaaggagctgaagAGTGAGTCGAACaatgcggcagcggtgcagtgcCTGAACGCCATGGTGGCCGACGCTCTCGTGCATGTCCCATACATCGTGGACTACCTCTCCGCTCTGCGCGACCCGTCCGTGTTCCGCTTCTGCGCCATTCCTCAGGTGATGGCCATTGCTACGCTGAAGGAGGTGTACAACAACCCCGACACGTTCCAGGTCAAGGTGAAGGTGTCACGGCCGGAGTCGTGTCGTATTATGCTCAAGGCCACGACCCTCTACAGCTCCCTCAGCATGCTCCGCGACTACTGcgtggagctgcaggagaAGCTAGACATGCAAGACGCCAGTTCCACATCGATCGCCAActcgctggcggcggcgattgAGCGGATCGACCTGCAGCTGAAGAAGTGCCAGGACGTCTCCTACACCCGCAGCCTCCTCGCCCGCTACCCAGGCCTCGGTGGCCAGTTCCTTCTCACCGTCATGGATACCGTCGCTGGTTTCTTTGGTGGCCGCAAGGGGATTGCCGACCACGCGTAA
- a CDS encoding mutt/nudix family protein-like protein, protein MSRPLEFAFSGGHLRRLEQERMVPGFQVQRLQPSHKPRVVIAKKEHAGFVPRAQRQPNVAWWHHSLCDGALIVKDLKELIYVGEDPRTGENIFSSMADNLAGRRLSQLIWAPSKDGHVFEMARPEQAAYGLAMSLVRWHASNRFCANCGTATDPTRDVGFSRLCPKCRKQHFPQLVPAVLVAVLDGKGNVILSQRRKESKMLTLLSGFVLHGESAEETVRREVEEESGARVSEVRYIGSQPWPYPYLMMMCYYAVADASPSLVVDASELEKVMWVCKQDVRRALEGQHSDMELRGPGTTPYAMLKPWVDGEVDDRGQVTKPQSQL, encoded by the coding sequence ATGAGCCGGCCGCTCGAGTTCGCCTTCTCCGGcggccacctgcgccgcctggAGCAGGAGCGCATGGTACCGGGCTTCCAggtccagcgcctgcagccCTCGCACAAGCCACGTGTAGTCATTGCGAAGAAGGAGCATGCAGGCTTTGTGccacgtgcgcagcggcagccgaaTGTGGCATGGTGGCACCATTCGCTCTGTGATGGGGCCCTCATAGTGAAGGACCTCAAGGAGCTCATCTACGTTGGCGAGGATCCAAGAACCGGCGAGAACATCTTTTCCTCCATGGCAGACAACCTTGCCGGGCGCCGGCTGTCACAGCTGATCTGGGCGCCGTCCAAGGACGGGCACGTATTCGAGATGGCGCGGCCGGAGCAGGCGGCCTATGGCCTCGCTATGTCGCTTGTCCGCTGGCACGCCTCCAACCGGTTTTGTGCCAACTGCGGAACGGCAACGGACCCAACGCGCGATGTCGGCTTCAGCCGGCTTTGCCCCAAGTGCAGGAAGCAGCACTTCCCCCAGCTTGTGCCCGCCGTGCTCGTGGCGGTACTGGACGGCAAGGGCAACGTCATCctgtcgcagcggcgcaaggAGAGCAAGatgctgacgctgctctcTGGATTTGTTCTGCACGGCGAGTCAGCCgaggagacggtgcggcgtgaggtggaggaggagagcggcgccaGGGTGAGCGAGGTGCGCTACATCGGGTCTCAGCCGTGGCCGTATCCCTACCTGATGATGATGTGCTACTACGCGGTGGCTGATGCCTCACCGAGTCTGGTGGTGGATGCCTCCGAGCTTGAAAAGGTGATGTGGGTTTGCAAGCAGGACGTGCGGCGCGCGCTGGAGGGTCAGCACTCGGACATGGAGCTGCGCGGCCCAGGCACCACGCCGTATGCAATGCTGAAGCCGTGGGTCGACGGGGAAGTCGATGACCGCGGGCAAGTCACGAAGCCACAGAGCCAACTCTGA
- a CDS encoding serine/threonine-protein kinase, putative, whose translation MEEQDQRKPNGGNNGLPVPPSTTETGQGPLQDILGRTPNCQYVKKRLLGQGSFGSAWRVEESATGNVFAAKVMDLNSMSEKDRGFVTNEVKCLSRCCNPHVVRCENAIEREGQLLIVMEYADGGDLYKQIKARVREMKFFREHEVVFIFLQLCLALDHIHSNKMMHRDLKTANILLTTTGLVKLGDFGFSRQYEDSLSNAVGSTFCGTPYYLSPELWHRQPYSKKSEMWALGVVLYEVMALRRPFTGKNMDELITNICHGRRSDLPSSYSASLRDVCNRLLSVDSNTRPTIHELFHEPFIRSNLETLKRSVEKHNRIPADVREAIARCITQSLNTEEPPAHLEEPEPLIGTVKRHTALRGWQKCLLSFDKKQISIRDPSGVDPEEVVPVATLTSVCPIDVMMAGEEFVFAMKNQAGKAFWFMAPTQRAYEQWLTTLQEAAP comes from the coding sequence ATGGAGGAGCAAGACCAGCGAAAGCCGAACGGCGGCAATAACGGCCTGCCAGTGCCACCCAGCACGACAGAGACCGGTCAGGGCCCTCTGCAGGACATCCTCGGCCGGACGCCGAACTGCCAGTACGTCAAAAAGCGCTTGCTGGGACAGGGCAGCTTTGGTAGCGCGTGGCGCGTGGAGGAAAGCGCGACCGGCAACGTCTTCGCCGCGAAAGTGATGGACCTGAATAGCATGAGCGAGAAGGACCGCGGCTTCGTGACAAACGAGGTGAAGTgtctctcgcgctgctgcaaccCGCACGTCGTGCGTTGCGAGAACGCcatcgagagagaggggcagctGCTGATTGTGATGGAGTACGCCGATGGCGGGGATCTGTACAAGCAGATAAAGGCCCGCGTGCGCGAGATGAAGTTTTTCCGCGAGCACGAGGTGGTGTTCATCTttctgcagctctgccttgCCCTGGACCACATCCACTCGAACAAGATGATGCACCGCGACCTGAAGACCGCAAACATACTCCTCACTACCACCGGCCTCGTCAAGCTCGGCGACTTCGGCTTTTCGCGCCAGTACGAGGACTCCCTCTCCAATGCCGTCGGCTCGACCTTCTGTGGCACGCCATACTACCTCAGCCCGGAGTTGTGGCATCGCCAGCCGTACAGCAAGAAGAGTGAAATGTGGGCCCTCGGAGTCGTGCTTTACGAGGTCATggcgctccgccgcccctTCACCGGCAAGAACATGGATGAACTCATCACAAACATATGCCACGGGCGGCGCTCTGACCTGCCGTCATCGTACTCGGCGAGCTTGCGCGATGTGTGCAACCGACTTCTCTCCGTCGACTCCAACACGCGGCCGACGATTCACGAGCTGTTTCACGAGCCTTTTATTCGCTCCAACCTCGAGACCCTCAAGCGCAGTGTGGAAAAGCACAACCGCATCCCTGCCGACGTGCGCGAGGCCATCGCGCGCTGCATTACGCAGTCGCTGAACACGGAGGAACCGCCTGCGCACTTGGAGGAGCCGGAGCCGCTCATTGGCACGGTGAAGCGCCacacggcgctgcgcggatGGCAGAAGTGCCTCTTGAGTTTCGACAAGAAGCAGATTTCGATCCGGGACCCAAGCGGGGTGGACCCGGAAGAGGTGGTGCCGGTCGCCACTCTGACCTCCGTGTGCCCCATCGATGTCATGATGGCTGGCGAGGAGTTCGTCTTTGCCATGAAGAACCAGGCGGGCAAGGCCTTTTGGTTCATGGCGCCGACCCAGAGGGCGTACGAGCAGTGGCTGACTACGTTGCAGGAAGCCGCCCCGTAA
- a CDS encoding acetyl-CoA carboxylase, putative yields MEAMQEKSSPVGFRYDSMEQLCSSLGAIMPIKRLLIANNGLAAVKGMDSIRSWMYEHTGDSDAVQFVVMATPEDLKANAEFISLADKHIPVPGGMNSNNYANVDVIMQTALQNMCDAIYPGWGHASENPALPRECMKSKRVTFLGPSEDAMFALGDKIASTIVAQSNGVPTVPWSGDSIRLPPKTFSVDAAAYEKAYVNSPEECEEVCRRIGFPVMIKASEGGGGKGIRSCKCLKDVKSLFFAVSEEVKGCHIFVMRMLENVRHLEVQLLADCYGNCIAVRTRDCSVQRRHQKIIEEGPAFGVDPAIITAMERAAIQLACAVKYCGLGTVEYMYDKETHKFYFLELNPRIQVEHPVSEMISGVNLPAALFCVGMGIPLDRIPEVRAFYGEDPYGTTPIDFSARQSVPPKCHTIAVRVTAEDTDEGFRPTSGKVEEIAFKNSKECWGYFSVGSGGEIHQYADSQFGHIFSSGETREDARRGMVLALRKLVVRGEIRTSTSYAMELLETSAFRDCDVSTAWLDGMIAKKAAEAPAHQRSIHSALIAASIYRNMRWMQEHKDKYIAFLAAGHVPSTEYLSNLHTESYVSRSEKYTLSAGMVSLNEYAISLNGSIVLVPYRILTSGALQLTIGDKTLVAYVAEEPNSLRITIGGKVTNFSGDVDPTKIMASVPGRLVRYVIDDDGHVNEGDAFAELEVMKMILPLRARTTGTLHHRAVPGTTIAMGSLLAEITPDDPSKVARPKEIQDPWPTELLVARQYERPDGVTRARRAAESLWLLVNGFHFKEIPIEERVRRAFADLASLGLSSVTLKAVHLPFIPAEICDETEARPQTPSEKYRAIIDTIVDRYVTVEQPFDGHSRQEAIEGLRNTLDDNEAVFQIDFAHNQECHHYVMRSVLKYLESNALLLKSLKGTLSKLVTLKSFAYGSLLLQARYLLRMCSLPSFTERKAQFAEALEEGSLRSLVASGFGYDLLCSIMFDRQMEHLVHICLELFIRREYSGESEIKDLDILKQGTSWYASYNFDPIEDAEVLHMSDELAVGSRRIIGGRGICVMLPDEKLLQSTLASSFRDVVSHYSDDIVIATVFFSVSRESTQSDVARMCRLLMEENAAVFQKFEKLETVYFMAHGMPEGPHFFTFRAETGFQEDTLLRNVLPQSARRLELDRLSNYEVSMHPTPYKDVHVFKAAPKKAGASALEHRMFARVAVTPHDMGMTPWTEVTDVDVGHMLAKCLAALQVARDDSTVKFPDSNHVFVKMIELTFDVRSLQPLLVAAASSYQEKLTELGVRDVEVSFHVKVPSGLIPMRVIAKSPSGYGVSVHVYYESLSNGQLQLHRAETSEDVDYSSTGRSAESLLEMSLTSPMMPAPRGTPHLMRTASKLGDLREMLPSEKEQQISVDMMSEPTETRHRAITLGPYPQLEARDVKRLQARRAGTTYVHDWPAVLNLILRKEWMKLRCALDLPHTSIPKNPLRATELFLCEDGELLSTRRTFAQSCGMVVWMVEYAPPRYFDMELKTAQTRRIVVVANDITFQSGSFAVPEDCVFKAASVLARAQHVPFVYISTNSGARLGLSTEVKKRFLVEFTEKNDIAYLYLTKSDYEELRERKKIQMEAEPLEVKGETRYVIKGVVGGPTEYIGVENLSGSGLVAGEMSKNYSEIPTISLVSGRSVGIGAYLNRLGRRVIQTNDSPLILTGAGALNRLLGKDVYMGNSQLGGKQIMVPNGVTHWCTHHDYGSARVLLRWLDYVPAVLHPRRCTPHRLLWASVDPIDRDVTFCPTSNTQYDPRLLVTGLLGQTGLFDRGSWMETLEGWARTVVVGRATLGGIPCGVILVETRLTKKFDPADPADPTSTSSFITQAGQVWFPDSARKTADALDDFHHERLPCFILANWRGFSGGMRDMFDEVLKFGASIVDNLRVYTAPVFIYIPPGGELRGGAWVVVDPTINHNGVVEMYCDPSSRGGILEPSGVVEIKFRDDDVLQLIRRSRPDLAAMEAKAAREAEKELLPHYRDVAVRFADLHDTYVRMKATGVVRDVVPWKDSRRHFYHKLQRKLKELEVANDMLEVGVVDSLAGGVRKVEECYSVAHPNGPAWGTADQDQLKWLQGLDGTWVGESNGHAALNNSEWAKELQRLLTLHGGEESSMERALAKLFENPAIAKAAKVALDSSACAHSTAE; encoded by the coding sequence ATGGAAGCGATGCAGGAAAAGAGTTCCCCGGTGGGGTTCCGGTACGACTCCATGGAGCAGCTGTGTAGCTCGCTCGGGGCTATAATGCCGATCAAGCGCCTTCTTATTGCCAACAACGGACTCGCCGCCGTGAAGGGGATGGACTCGATTCGATCGTGGATGTACGAGCACACGGGTGACTCCGATGCGGTTCAGTTCGTGGTGATGGCCACCCCAGAGGACCTAAAGGCGAACGCCGAATTCATCTCGCTCGCGGACAAGCATATTCCTGTTCCGGGCGGCATGAATAGCAACAACTACGCAAACGTGGATGTCATTATGCAGACAGCGCTGCAGAACATGTGTGACGCCATCTACCCCGGCTGGGGCCACGCCTCCGAGAACCCGGCACTGCCGCGCGAGTGCATGAAGTCAAAACGCGTCACCTTTCTTGGCCCGTCTGAAGATGCCATGTTTGCGTTGGGAGACAAGATCGCCTCAACGATTGTGGCGCAGTCCAACGGTGTACCGACGGTTCCGTGGAGCGGCGACAGCATTCGCCTCCCCCCAAAGACCTTCTCTGTGGACGCCGCAGCGTACGAGAAGGCGTACGTGAACTCGCCGGAGGAGTGCGAGGAGgtgtgccgccgcatcggctTCCCCGTGATGATCAAGGCGTCtgaaggcggtggtggcaagGGTATCCGCAGCTGCAAGTGTCTGAAGGACGTCAAGAGCTTGTTCTTCGCTGTGTCCGAGGAGGTGAAAGGCTGCCACATCTTTGTGATGCGCATGCTGGAGAATGTGCGTCACctggaggtgcagctgcttgcCGACTGCTACGGCAACTGCATcgccgtgcgcacgcgtgactgcagcgtgcagcggcgccaccaaaAGATTATCGAGGAGGGCCCCGCCTTCGGGGTCGATCCCGCCATCATCACGGCAATGGAAAGAGCGGCCATTCAGCTGGCCTGCGCGGTGAAATACTGCGGTCTCGGCACGGTGGAGTACATGTACGACAAGGAGACGCACAAGTTTTACTTTTTGGAGCTGAACCCGCGCATCCAGGTCGAACACCCCGTCTCGGAGATGATCTCGGGCGTGAATCTGCCGGCTGCCCTCTTCTGCGTCGGCATGGGCATCCCGCTCGACCGCATTCCGGAGGTGCGCGCCTTCTACGGCGAGGACCCGTACGGCACCACCCCGATCGACTTCTCGGCCCGCCAGAGCGTACCGCCGAAGTGCCATACGATCGCTGTGCGCGTGACGGCCGAGGATACGGACGAAGGCTTCCGGCCGACCTCCGGCAAGGTGGAGGAGATTGCCTTCAAGAACAGCAAGGAGTGCTGGGGCTACTTCTCCGTCGGCTCCGGCGGTGAGATTCACCAGTACGCCGACTCGCAGTTTGGCCACATCTTTTCCTCCGGCGAGACCCGCGAGGATGCGCGCCGCGGGATGGTGCTTGCGCTCCGCAAACTTGTCGTCCGCGGCGAAATCCGCACGTCGACGTCGTACGCCATGGAGCTGCTAGAGACGTCGGCCTTCCGCGACTGTGATGTGAGCACGGCTTGGCTGGACGGCATGATCGCCAAGAAAGCGGCCGAAGCGccggcgcaccagcgcagcATCCACTCCGCGCTGATCGCCGCCAGCATCTACCGCAACATGCGCTGGATGCAGGAACACAAGGACAAGTAcatcgccttcctcgccgccggcCACGTGCCGTCCACGGAGTATCTCTCCAACCTTCACACCGAGTCCTACGTGAGCCGCTCGGAGAAGTACACGCTGAGCGCCGGTATGGTGAGCCTGAACGAGTACGCCATCTCCTTGAACGGCAGTATCGTGCTGGTGCCGTACCGCATCCTCACGTCCGGTGCCCTGCAACTGACCATCGGCGACAAGACGCTGGTCGCCTACGTCGCCGAGGAGCCGAACAGCCTGCGCATCACCATCGGCGGCAAAGTGACGAACTTCTCCGGCGACGTTGACCCGACGAAAATTATGGCCAGCGTCCCCGGCCGCCTGGTGCGCTACGTCATCGACGATGACGGCCACGTCAACGAGGGCGACGCGTTTGCCGAGTTGGAGGTAATGAAGATGattctgccgctgcgggcCAGGACTACCGGTACGTTGCATCACCGTGCCGTGCCCGGCACGACCATCGCGATGGGCTCGCTGCTGGCCGAGATCACCCCGGACGACCCGAGCAAGGTCGCGCGACCGAAGGAGATCCAAGACCCGTGGCCGACAGAGCTGCTTGTCGCCCGTCAGTACGAGCGGCCAGACGGCgtgacgcgcgcgcgccgcgccgcggagTCGCTGTGGTTGCTTGTCAACGGCTTCCATTTCAAGGAGATTCCGATCGAGGAGCGGGTGCGCAGGGCATTCGCCGACCTCGCCTCGCTGGGTCTCTCGTCGGTCACGCTCAAGGCGGTCCACCTGCCCTTCATTCCTGCCGAGATATGCGACGAGACGGAGGCGCGCCCGCAGACGCCGAGCGAGAAGTACCGCGCCATCATCGACACCATTGTGGACCGCTACGTCACCGTGGAGCAGCCCTTTGACGGGCACAGCCGGCAAGAGGCGATCGAGGGGCTGCGCAACACCCTCGACGACAACGAGGCCGTCTTCCAGATAGACTTTGCGCACAACCAGGAATGCCACCACTACGTAATGCGCAGCGTGCTGAAATACCTCGAGAGCAACGCGCTGCTTCTCAAGTCTCTGAAAGGGACGCTGTCGAAGTTGGTCACCCTCAAGTCCTTCGCGTATggctcgctgctgttgcaggCGCGCTACCTGCTCCGCATGTGCTCCTTGCCGTCCTTCACGGAGCGCAAGGCGCAGTTCGCGGAGGCCCTGGAGGAGGGCAGCCTGCGTAGCCTCGTCGCCAGCGGTTTCGGCTACGACCTCCTCTGCTCCATCATGTTCGACCGTCAGATGGAGCACCTAGTGCACATATGCCTCGAGCTGTTCATTCGCCGTGAGTACTCTGGCGAGAGCGAGATCAAGGATCTGGACATTTTGAAGCAGGGCACCAGCTGGTACGCCAGCTACAACTTCGACCCCATCGAGgatgcggaggtgctgcacatGAGCGACGAGCTGGCTGTGGGGTCGCGAAGAATAATCGGTGGGCGGGGCATCTGCGTCATGCTGCCCGATGAGAAGCTGCTCCAGTCGACGCTGGCCTCGTCGTTCCGCGATGTTGTGTCACACTACAGCGACGACATCGTCATCGCAACCGtcttcttctccgtctcgcGCGAGTCGACGCAGTCAGACGTGGCGCGCATGTGTCGCCTGCTGATGGAGGAGAACGCGGCCGTCTTTCAGAAGTTCGAAAAGCTCGAGACGGTGTACTTCATGGCACATGGGATGCCGGAGGGGCCGCATTTCTTCACGTTCCGGGCGGAGACGGGCTTCCAGGAGGACACACTGCTGCGCAACGTGCTGCCACAGTCGGCGCGTCGGCTGGAACTCGACCGGCTGTCGAACTACGAGGTGAGCATGCACCCGACACCCTACAAGGATGTACACGTGTTCAAGGCGGCCCCCAAGAAGGCTGGCGCGTCCGCGCTGGAGCACCGCATGTTCGCGCGTGTGGCGGTGACGCCTCACGACATGGGCATGACTCCCTGGACGGAGGTGACGGACGTGGATGTGGGCCACATGCTGGCTAAGTGcctggcagcgctgcaggtaGCCCGCGACGACTCGACGGTGAAGTTTCCGGACAGCAATCACGTGTTCGTAAAGATGATTGAGCTGACCTTCGACGTCCGCTCGCTGCAGCCcctgctggtggcggcggccagctCGTACCAGGAGAAGCTGACGGAGTTGGGTGTGCGGGATGTGGAAGTATCCTTTCACGTGAAGGTGCCGTCGGGTCTCATTCCAATGCGTGTCATCGCCAAGAGCCCGTCTGGCTATGGCGTGTCGGTGCATGTCTACTACGAGTCACTGTCGAAcggccagctgcagctgcaccgtgcCGAGACGTCTGAGGACGTCGACTACTCGTCCACGGGCCGCTCCGCCGAGTCCCTGCTGGAGATGAGCCTCACCTCCCCTAtgatgccggcgccgcgcgggACGCCGCATCTGATGCGCACCGCGTCGAAGCTGGGGGACCTGCGCGAGATGCTGCCGTCCGAAAAAGAGCAGCAAATTTCCGTCGATATGATGTCGGAGCCGACGGAgacgcgccaccgcgccatCACTCTCGGGCCGTACCCACAGCTTGAAGCGCGTGACGTGAAGCGCCTGCAGGCACGCCGCGCCGGCACGACGTACGTGCACGACTGGCCGGCCGTGCTGAACCTTATCCTACGTAAGGAGTGGATGaagctgcgctgcgcgctgGATCTGCCTCACACCTCCATCCCAAAGAACCCGCTGCGCGCCACGGAGCTCTTTCTTTGCGAGGACGGGGAATTGCTGTCGACGAGAAGGACCTTCGCGCAGTCGTGTGGCATGGTGGTGTGGATGGTCGAgtacgcgccgccgcgctacTTCGATATGGAGTTGAAgacggcgcagacgcgccgcATCGTGGTCGTCGCCAATGACATCACCTTTCAGTCCGGATCCTTCGCCGTCCCGGAGGACTGCGTCTTCAAGGCCGCCTCGGTGCTTGcccgcgcgcagcacgtgccGTTTGTGTACATTAGCACCAACAGCGGCGCACGTCTTGGCCTCAGCACCGAGGTCAAGAAGAGGTTCCTCGTCGAGTTCACGGAGAAGAATGATATAGCCTACCTGTACCTCACCAAGAGCGACTACGAGGAGCTGAGGGAACGGAAGAAGATTCAGATGGAGGCGGAACCGCTTGAGGTGAAAGGAGAAACGCGGTACGTGATAAAAGGCGTGGTGGGCGGGCCGACGGAGTACATCGGCGTTGAAAACCTGAGCGGGTCCGGTCTCGTGGCGGGTGAGATGTCGAAGAACTACAGCGAGATCCCGACCATCAGCCTCGTCTCGGGGCGCAGTGTCGGCATCGGCGCTTACCTGAACCGTCTTGGCCGCCGCGTCATCCAGACGAACGACTCGCCTCTCATCCTGACTGGCGCCGGTGCTCTCAACCGACTGCTCGGCAAGGACGTGTACATGGGCAACAGCCAGCTCGGCGGCAAGCAGATTATGGTGCCGAACGGTGTCACGCACTGGTGCACACACCACGACTATGGCTCTGcccgcgtgctgctgcggtggctcgACTACGTGCCGGCTGTCCTGCACCCTCGGCGCTGCACACCGCATCGCCTGCTCTGGGCCTCTGTCGACCCGATCGATCGCGACGTGACCTTCTGCCCGACGTCGAACACGCAGTACGACCCACGCCTCCTCGTGACGGGACTGCTCGGTCAGACGGGCCTGTTCGACCGCGGCTCGTGGATGGAGACGCTGGAGGGGTGGGCACGTACGGTGGTGGTCGGCCGCGCCACGCTCGGCGGCATCCCCTGCGGCGTTATCCTTGTTGAGACGCGCCTGACGAAGAAGTTCGACCCGGCAGATCCGGCTGACCCGACCTCGACGTCTTCTTTTATTACGCAGGCGGGCCAGGTGTGGTTTCCCGACTCGGCGCGCAAGACGGCCGACGCCCTCGATGACTTCCACCATGAACGGCTGCCATGCTTCATCCTGGCGAACTGGCGCGGCTTCTCGGGTGGCATGCGCGACATGTTTGACGAGGTGCTGAAGTTTGGCGCCTCCATCGTCGACAACCTCCGCGTCTACACTGCGCCGGTCTTCATCTACATTCCGCCAGGGGGCGAGCTGCGAGGTGGGGCCTGGGTGGTCGTGGACCCGACGATCAACCACAACGGCGTCGTCGAGATGTACTGCGACCCGTCCTCGCGCGGTGGCATCCTTGAGCCGTCTGGTGTGGTGGAGATCAAGTttcgcgacgacgacgtgctgcagctgattCGGCGCAGTCGGCCGGACCTCGCAGCgatggaggcgaaggcggcccGTGAGGCCGAGaaagagctgctgccgcattACCGCGACGTTGCGGTGCGCTTCGCCGATCTGCATGACACGTACGTGCGGATGAAAGCGACCGGTGTGGTGCGCGACGTCGTCCCGTGGAAAGATAGCCGCCGCCACTTCTACCACAAGCTGCAACGCAAActgaaggagctggaggtggcGAACGATATGCTCGaggtcggcgtcgtcgactCCCTTGCAGGGGGCGTTCGCAAGGTCGAGGAGTGCTACTCGGTGGCGCACCCCAACGGACCGGCGTGGGGCACGGCCGACCAGGATCAACTGAAGTGGCTGCAGGGTCTCGATGGCACCTGGGTTGGGGAGAGCAACGGCCACGCGGCTCTGAACAACAGCGAATGGGCGAAGGaactgcagcgcctgctcacCCTGCACGGCGGTGAGGAGAGCTCGATGGAGCGCGCGCTGGCGAAACTCTTCGAGAACCCGGCAATCGCCAAGGCCGCGAAGGTAGCCTTGGACTCGTCGGCCTGTGCGCACAGCACGGCTGAATAG